A DNA window from Pogona vitticeps strain Pit_001003342236 chromosome 2, PviZW2.1, whole genome shotgun sequence contains the following coding sequences:
- the LOC110070610 gene encoding intercellular adhesion molecule 1 gives MVLLSRIMHPCLFFLVAWSAGGVVKGAAAEDFLHIHPEKPVVEYGASVVLNCSSSCAPINLETSLKWAEAGTGSTWKSFNFTEVDQWSVAPLCYVNCERTPLDRRANFTVYRAPERVELDLPQKMEVGKEYNLNCQVFDVAPIRNLTVTIFKGGKPLLEKTFENHTKPQPGNITVTYPITVEQQDHNESITCHAALDLRPEGPLLEKPSASQLLEPVAFPMDPLLESPLSAEIGTQMTVTCDVSGVFPAEEAMFELSFAGENLDLSIHVLEETASAQALVHLPSIGNHELICTVSLGPVKRSVNKTVTVFALPKPVPEDDHIKVVVNTTVNVMCKLDGVKSPGVVMQIKDKNQTLASSEDSFVINYEVTTCEEDDGREFLCIAQLQVNGTEVTKNASVKLTVFYAPRITNTSCPSVLTWKEGSMEAFICSARGNPPPTVECRRDNMVYHIGVQQQIMREHKGVYHCNASNAYGSDAKDVTIVVEFFQLNIVAIALSVLGAAIIISMVTVGYYMYYRSHKVRKYRLKQQAAGNPMEQKCLNGGASV, from the exons ATGGTACTACTCTCTCGGATCATGCACCCGTGTCTTTTCTTCCTCGTCGCCTGGAGTGCCGGGGGTGTGGTGAAAG GAGCTGCAGCTGAAGACTTCTTACACATTCATCCAGAAAAGCCTGTAGTGGAATATGGCGCCTCCGTTGTCTTGAACTGTAGCTCCAGTTGCGCACCGATTAATCTGGAGACTTCCctaaaatgggctgaggccggaACTGGCTCCACATGGAAGAGCTTCAACTTCACTGAGGTTGACCAGTGGTCAGTCGCCCCATTATGCTATGTTAATTGTGAAAGAACTCCGCTGGATCGCCGTGCAAACTTCACAGTTTATC GGGCTCCCGAGCGTGTGGAGCTGGATCTGCCACAAAAGATGGAGGTGGGCAAGGAGTACAACTTGAACTGCCAGGTTTTTGATGTTGCCCCCATCCGGAACCTCACTGTGACCATTTTCAAAGGAGGGAAACCCCTCCTGGAGAAGACGTTTGAGAATCATACCAAACCTCAACCTGGTAATATTACAGTGACCTACCCTATAACTGTCGAGCAACAAGACCATAATGAAAGTATCACCTGCCACGCAGCTCTGGATCTGAGGCCAGAAGGTCCACTCCTTGAAAAGCCATCCGCCAGTCAATTGCTAGAGCCTGTGG CTTTTCCAATGGATCCCCTTCTCGAAAGTCCATTGTCTGCAGAAATTGGTACTCAGATGACTGTGACGTGTGATGTATCAGGAGTTTTTCCAGCTGAAGAGGCCATGTTTGAGCTGTCCTTTGCTGGAGAGAATCTGGACCTCAGTATCCATGTGTTGGAGGAAACAGCAAGTGCCCAGGCTCTGGTTCACCTTCCTTCAATAGGAAATCACGAGTTGATCTGCACAGTTTCTCTGGGGCCAGTGAAGAGAAGTGTAAATAAAACTGTCACTGTGTTTG CGTTACCAAAACCCGTCCCAGAAGATGATCATATTAAGGTCGTTGTCAACACAACAGTAAATGTCATGTGCAAGTTGGATGGTGTTAAGTCCCCTGGTGTTGTTATGCAGATCAAAGATAAGAATCAGACCTTAGCATCCAGTGAAGACAGTTTTGTCATAAACTATGAAGTGACAACGTGTGAAGAGGATGATGGGAGAGAATTTCTGTGCATAGCGCAACTGCAGGTTAATGGGACTGAAGTCACGAAAAACGCATCTGTAAAGCTTACCGTCTTCT ATGCGCCCCGAATAACTAATACAAGTTGCCCCAGTGTGTTAACATGGAAGGAAGGCAGCATGGAAGCCTTTATCTGTTCTGCACGTGGAAACCCGCCACCAACTGTTGAATGCAGGAGAGATAATATGGTCTACCACATTGGGGTGCAACAGCAGATCATGAGAGAGCACAAGGGGGTATATCACTGCAATGCCAGCAACGCTTATGGCTCAGATGCTAAAGATGTGACCATAGTTGTGGAAT ttttCCAGCTAAACATCGTTGCCATTGCCCTGTCAGTTCTCGGTGCGGCGATTATTATTTCTATGGTGACAGTGGGCTACTATATGTACTACCGAAGCCATAAGGTGAGGAAATATCGCCTAAAGCAGCAAGCAGCAGGAAACCCCATGGAGCAGAAGTGTCTGAACGGCGGTGCAAGTGTCTAA